Within Caldalkalibacillus thermarum, the genomic segment TAAGCCGCCTGGCCGGGGTGTATGCCCAACTCTTCGGTCACCAGCAGTCATTTTTGCACACCCAACAGCGGGCCAAAGCGTATCATCAATTGATTGGCGGAGAAAAAGCGCGCGCAGAGCAGGAACTGGAACACAATCAGCGCCGGGAAAAAGAATGGCAACAACAAAAGCTGGCTCTGGAAAAAAGGGAGGCCTCCTACCGGATCGCCCAATTAGAAGAAAAGCTGAAGGAACTGGAACAGACTTGCCTGTTGGCAGAGAGGGAATTGGAGCAAGCGGAAACGGAGTTGCGGCTCAAGACAAAACGCTACCATTCCTTGCAAGCTGCCCGGCTCAGGCAATTGATTCAGCAGGAAGAGGCCCAACTGGCCCATTGTGAACGTGAATTGAGCCGGTTGGATGCCGATGAAGAGACAGCCCAGTTACAAGAACAGCTGGCCAAAAACAGCGCTGCTTTAAAAGGATACTTTGTCAAGGAAGAAAAGCGGCGGGAGAGAGTTTACCAACAGATCCTCGGACAACTGGACCAGCAACAGCATGAAATAGAAGCTCAAAAATCTGCCCTGGAAACCGTTACAAATCAGCGTGAACAAAGGTTGACAGAAAAGGCTAAAGTAGAAGGACGCATCGAACAAACCCGGGAAGAGATAAGCCGGATTGCCCATTCTGTTCTGGACCGTCCTGATTCCGAGACGGTCGAAGAGGAATGGTCCAAGTGGGAGACGGCTTACAACCAGCTTGATCATGCGATCATCAACGACAAGGAGAAATTGAAGCAGTTAGAGCAGCAACAGAAGGATAAACGAACGGCCCAGCATTCGATAGACAGCCAGATCAGTGCCAGACGGGCCAGCCTGGCCAAACTGACGGAGCAAAAAGAGACGATTGAGGCTGAACATGACACCTTGCTGCACAAGGTGCAAGAAATGAAGCCGGAATGGCACCATTATGAGTCTCTCTATCTCAGACAGGCTTCCATTGTGAAGCAGCTTGACGAAAAGCTGGTCTATCTGCAGCAGGAACTGGAAGAGTTGCTGCGCCTGGAACGTCTGGCCCTTCGGTTTGTTGATGATTACAAGGAGCGATCCCATTTTACCGCTGATCCGCTGTTAGCCGAACTGGTGGACAAGTGGGCGGACCAATTTACAGTGCTTGAAACCGGCACTGTCTATCTGCAACGGGCGGCTGGCACGATGAACATCACAGAAGAAGCGCTGTTGGCAAGGCACCCGCTGTGGCCACTGACCGTGATCGTGTCGGATGCCGAGTATGAAAAAGCGAAGCACCGTTTTGAACAGCAGGCGGAAAAAATGACGCACCCGGTCTATGTGGTGACCGTTGAGGAAGCCCGGAGCATGCTTCAGGAGGTGCCGGAGCCAGAACATCCTGTTCTGCCCCGCACCTGGTTACAAAACATCAACCAGCAGCAATTTGTGGCCTGGAAGGAACAACTGGAAACATCCGCCCGGCAGCAAGTGGCTGAACGGAAACAGAAACAACAGGAGATCGCGGCATGGGAACAGCTGCGCCATGCGCTAAAGCGTTTTTATGAACGCTATCCCCACGAACAGTATCACCAGTTGTTGCAAGAGATTGACAGCATCCAGGAAGAAGTCCGGCATCTGGAACAGCAACGCAACCAGCTGGAATGGGATCTGGAACAATTGGAGGCGGAGCTGCAGGCAACACACAAACAGATGGGTGAAGCACAGCAACAATTGCAGCACTTGGAACAGAAACTGAGTACAGCTCAACATTATTTCCACAAGAAAAAAGAAGTGGCCCGGCTGGAAGCCGAAGCCGGTACCCTGGAACAAGAGATCAAGATACTGGACAGTGAACGAATCAGGCTGAAGCAAACCGTTGAACAGAGTGAACGGAAGGCCCAGGAATTGCACCAGGCGGCTGCCCATGCCCAACGGGATATCGCCGACTTGAGAAAGCAGCCTTTCTATACCGATGTGGATGATACACAACCACTCTATACCACAGAAAGTTACGAAGCATTGAAACTGGAGCGTGAATCGCTCTTGGGACGGCTGAATCAAAAACAAGAAAACCGCAGTTTGCTGGACTATAAAATGAAAACGGCAGCTGAAAAAATCAGGACTCTCCAAAAAGAATTAAACGATTTATACACAGAAACAGAGGAGATGGACAAAGGGCTCACTTTTCCCCCAAATGGTTTAGCTGAGATGGACCGGTTGAGGCAGACAATCAAAACGTTGGAAAAAGAGCGGGATCAAGCCCAGAAAAAATGGGAAGCCAGTCAGGCAGCGAAAATTAAGCAAGCAGAACAAGTGCGGATCAGAAAAGATGATTTCCGGAAGACATATCCGGATGATGAAATCACGGTTTTTTCGGCAAGCCTGGCTCAAGTGGCTCAACAGTTGAAAGATGAACAAGAACAGCTGGCCAAGGAGAAAAACTTCCTGGTCCAACAGCGGGACACGTTGACACGCAGGTTGAACCAGATCAACGATAGTTATATGCTGCTGGACAAAAAACATGAAGCGTTTCATTATTTGGCTGACGACATTCAGCCGGCCATCCTGACCGAAGAGGAGCAGCGCGCTTTGATCTACCGGCATAACCATATGGTGAAGGAGATGATTGAACAGCTGGAAGTTTTGAAGAAAACAGTGGAACAACACCTAGAGTCCGTTCGGGAAGCCCGGCAGCGGTTTATGTATTTTTGTCATGACCAGCTGAGGGATATTAAACTGAAAGAAATGGCCTTAAACGGGATTCAGCATAAAGAGACTTACGAGGAAATTGCCGAATGGGTCCAACTGATGAAGAAGCGCATCCGGCACGCTATCCGTATGGCCGAAGATGACATGCGCGGCCATGATCAGCAAGTGCAGCAGTTTATCACTCACTTGCATACCTATTTGCAAACCATCGCGGCGGAATTGAGGTATATCCCCAAAAAAACGCGCGTCAGAGTGGATGAGCAGTGGAAAGAGATCTATCTGTTCAAAATCCCCGAATGGAATGAGCAGGAGGGCAAAGAGGAACTGCGCAAACACATCGATTGGATTGTCAATCAGCTGGACAGCGACCAGTTTAAAGACGAGGCGGGGAAAGAAGATCTGGCCAAGGTGAAAAAACAGATCGCTAAATGGCTGCATCCCAAACAGTTATTGCGCATTGTCATGAAACAAAACGAAATGAAGGTGAGCTGCCGCAAAGTTTCCAATGATGGCAAAGTGAGCAACGCCCCCACCTCATGGGAGAAGTCCAACAAATGGTCAGGCGGTGAGAAATGGAGCAAAAATATGACCCTCTTTCTTGGCCTTCTAAACTACCTGGCCGAAAAGCGGCAGCACTTAACGCCAGGCAGCAAACGGCACCGGACGGTTATTGTGGACAATCCGTTTGGCAAAGCATCAAGCGATCATGTCCTAAACCCGGTCTTTTTCATTGCCGAACAGCTCGGCTTCCAGATGATTGCCCTCACCGCTCACGCTGAAGGGAAATTTTTGCGGGACTACTTTCCGGTCATATACAGTTTGAAGTTGCGTCCGTCAGCTGCTGGAGACAGGCAGGTCATGACCAAAGAAAAAGAGATCCGTCATGCCTTTTTCCGAGACCATGATCCCCAGGCCTTATTAAGGCTGGGTGAAGTGGAACAGCTGACGATGTTTTAGGGCTTGCCTGAGCGATAGAATAGGTACAGTGAAAAGAAAGCAGGCACGGACTTCCCGTGCCTGTTGCTGGGAAAAAAGATAAATATCATAGTCCTTTCGGTTGTTTGATGTTTCGACAATATAATTTTGTTCATAATTCAAGTTGTTATCGTCTAAGAAGTTTTTAACCTCTTCCTCAAACGAAGCGAATGTTTGGCCGCTCTGAGTGAATAAAACGTCTGATGTTCTGATAATCGCCTGGCTTAAGTTAAAAAGAGCCTCTAACAGCTGTCTTGATTCTTGATAATCACATGAAAGATGAAAAAATGTTCCTAATATTTGACTATATCATATCATTTAACTAAAACCATGTTTCACTCCCAATTGATATCAAACTGAAAAGGATCGATGCGGATATCCCAATCGTCAGAACTTCCTTCTATCACGAAAGACACCTGTTTGCGGTCTGGATCGATGGGTGGAAAGGTTAGAATACCTTCAGAAGAGACGCCGGGTAACAGGTCCGATTGAAGTTCAGGGTAATCGGCATGAAAATTGGACTCATGGTCAAATTGCTTTCCGTCTTGAACCAGTTTCGAACTAAATGTATAAACGCTAATATTGGCTTCAGATTCATTTCGGACGGTGACATATACCCTTGTTTCATTTTCGGCTAACTCTATCTGGTTCACCAAAACAACAAAACCACTCTGGTCTAGCTCTTCATTAACTTCAACTGTTAAGAGAGGTGGAGATACGGCTTCAATGTAACTTGATTTATGAATGGCATCCGCTTTTATCGCCGGGGCAGTCAATTCTGCACCAAAGGCATTCTGGCCCCTAAACTCATCAAAAACAACACCTGACACAAAAATGTAATCATCTTGCTGCACGTCGATAGCTGGATCTTCAATGATAATAATAGTGTTTAAATCATAATTGACAGGGTCGGCATAAGCTTGGATATATGTGGCCTCCTGATCTCTTTCTACTGGTGTAAAGATTTGGGCATAAAATTCAACCCGCCGTCCTTTATAAGCTTTTGGATCAGAATACATTTGAGTAAATTCCTCAGGTGTCAAAACCTCATCAGACTCTGTTACCTCACTGCCTGCATCACCACTTCCATTCCCTTGAATTGAACTTTCTTCCACTCCATTTCCACAAGCAGCTAAGGAAATAAGCAAAATCAGTGTCATCCCTGCATACCACATCATATTTCTCAATATTGATCCCTCCCGCAAATTGTTTTTTCACCATCAGTATAACAGCCCATTTTGACAACAGGTTGTCATGAAGTTTTAAATTACAGTTATTTTTTAATCAATCAATCTAGCAATACGACTCCTAGTAGAAATGTAAATTCTATTGTTGAAATGTTTTCTGAATTTGCCTTTGACATGATGAGAAAAGGACAGATTATTTTTTCCGGGCATACTATTGAAACTCATCCAGCCTTTAAGGATAAACTGGAAACAGGACAAATTAACTTGGACATGTTATTATCTTTTCCTTTTATCGTTCAAAGAGGCAAATGGTATGAGTTTCAAACTCTGGCGTTTCAGGCTTATTTGTCATTGAAAAAATTTCTTTCCTTTAGTGTAAAGGAAAGGGCCGTTTCCTATGTTGATTTTTTGAATCTGCGTGATTCTTTTTTGGATATTGAGCATGATATTTGGTTATTATGTTCGGAGTTAGATCTTCCCAATTTTAATCAGTGCTATTTAATTCCCCTTCTAAAAGAATATCTAACTGCTATTGACACGACCAATCCCAAAACAGTATGTTCCTCTACGTTCAGCTTTCTTGAGCTTATATTGAAATTTAAAATTTCTAGGAATACACTTCTTCCGGATGTTTCAGGGTCATGCTGCAACGGATTACCGATTTCTGCATTAGAGTTTATTGGGCACGACTTGTTGAAAGTGGAACTTTATATGAGTTGTTCTGAGGAGGAAAGTAAGAACAATGATGCAGATTTGTTGCGCTTAGGACGGTGCATTACACAACAAGGCTCCTTAACAGGTTATGAAGAGGATGAATATGAACTTGACCTGGCCAAACACAGTGCAAATCCGGAACTGTTGGAGATTCTTGAATCTTTAGGTGTCTGTGATTTTCTATAGAATTCGTATCATCAAGTATTGGAAAAGGTAGAAAAGCCAGTGTCCACTCAATATTGTTTCCGCCTTGATTCGTATGTGCATGATTCGAAGAGACGAAGATTTGCATTGGTCGATTAAATATAGAAGGTGCAATTTCCTATGAAGCAAAAAAATCTCGTTTTATTTAAGAAAGAACTAGGGGTTTGGAATCTATTATTATAGTCAAATGAATAAGTGAGCTTTATGTTATTACGTGATATTATATTTTATAGTTTGGTATAGGTGCTTTAGTCGAGGTGTTAGTATAGTTCTACCAGATTAGCTCTATTTCAGTTGTTTCCAAGATATTGACTCAAATCAGTTGTAAATAATATTAAAGCAAACTCAATTACATTAACCCACATATGGATAAAAATAACGTTCGTTGTCTTTATTTCTGCAAGATGATCATATCAGCTAAATCTATAATAAATTTTCCTTTTACTAAGATATCCAGACCAATAATTCCATTGATGCCGAAACCTTCATCCAGGTTGCCAAAGTCCAGAGGAAGACTATGTACTTCAAACGATCCGAATGTTACTCGGTCAATTCTTTTTCTAAAAGCATAATCCACGCCACCAATTCCACTCATAATTGTTAATTCATCATGAGGAGTTGCATAAATGCCCAAATCAAAAACAGCATCAGCGGAAATAAGAGTCTGTGCTGCTCCAGTGTCAACAATAACCTGCTCTATCACAGCAGATTTTCCTTGATACGTCAGAGTAATAGATGTATACAATAGACCATTTTTATAATCCAAATTCATTGTCATTTATGTCCTCGATAAGAAGGTTTGCGAATAACATTCATAACAATTTGTGGTTTTGAGGTATGATATACAAAAGTGTCACCACTACATTTTAACAACAATTTTGTAGCTTCCAGGTCATTGTCAATGGATCGTATCACCGTGACATCTTTGATAATTTTTTTGTTCTTATCTATGTATGAACTGTTGGCCTCAAGTTGAACCCATTTATCTGGATATAGCCGACGTACTTCATCCCATTGCATATTGTATCCCTCCCTATTCTGATTATAACAAACTGATGACTTTTTCAACATCTACTATTAAACTAGGATCTTTCCTCCAACGGTGAAAGATACGAGTGTATAATAGAATTGTGCTACATTAGACCTATACGGGGTGTCGCTATGATAACGGCAGATTTTATTAGCCGAGAAATTGAACAAATTAAAGGACAGCGTTACCAATTGCTCATTATACCTGAAAGAAAGGTTAATAAGCCTGAAATTCTTGGCTGTTTAAAACAGCTTAATATTCCCATCCTCAATCTTAGCTTAATTCTGTCAGAACAATTAAAAAGTGTCCCCGAACAAAAACGTCCCAGAGAAGTGAGCTCAACCCTGCGT encodes:
- a CDS encoding retropepsin-like aspartic protease, with product MNLDYKNGLLYTSITLTYQGKSAVIEQVIVDTGAAQTLISADAVFDLGIYATPHDELTIMSGIGGVDYAFRKRIDRVTFGSFEVHSLPLDFGNLDEGFGINGIIGLDILVKGKFIIDLADMIILQK